The Cryptosporangium minutisporangium genome includes a region encoding these proteins:
- a CDS encoding IclR family transcriptional regulator produces MAPAGSRRLSRSSIGRAFILLGAFGPDHSRLTLTEIARRADLPLTTAHRLAGELTACGALERDDSGRYRIGLRLWELASLAPRGLGLRELALPFLEDLYEVTRENAQLAVRDGVEVVFVERITGRHAVRVRTRVGGRWAMHCTGVGLVLLAYAPADVQEQVLARPLERYTERTVTAPDELRRALAAVRQRGFAVSDRQVTMDSLSVAAPIRGADGSVVAAISLVVHSDGAQPIALAPAVQAAARGVSRALGLPGAWGTGDAPR; encoded by the coding sequence GTGGCTCCCGCCGGTTCCCGCCGTCTCTCCCGCTCGTCGATCGGGCGCGCGTTCATCCTGCTCGGTGCATTCGGCCCGGACCACTCCCGGCTGACGCTCACCGAGATCGCCCGGCGCGCCGATCTGCCGCTGACCACTGCGCACCGGCTGGCCGGTGAGCTCACGGCGTGCGGCGCGCTGGAGCGCGACGACAGCGGCCGCTACCGGATCGGCTTGCGGCTCTGGGAGTTGGCCTCGCTGGCGCCGCGCGGTCTGGGGCTGCGCGAGCTGGCGCTGCCGTTCCTCGAAGATCTCTACGAGGTGACCAGGGAGAACGCTCAACTGGCCGTGCGGGACGGCGTCGAGGTGGTGTTCGTCGAGCGGATCACCGGCCGGCACGCGGTCCGGGTCCGCACCCGGGTCGGCGGGCGCTGGGCGATGCACTGCACCGGCGTCGGGCTGGTCCTGCTCGCGTACGCGCCCGCCGACGTCCAGGAGCAAGTGCTGGCGCGGCCGCTGGAGCGGTACACCGAGCGAACGGTCACCGCACCGGACGAGCTCCGTCGGGCGCTGGCCGCCGTTCGGCAGCGGGGGTTCGCGGTGAGCGACCGACAGGTGACGATGGACTCACTCTCCGTGGCGGCGCCGATCCGCGGAGCGGACGGCTCGGTAGTGGCCGCGATCTCGCTCGTCGTGCACTCCGACGGTGCCCAGCCGATCGCGCTCGCCCCGGCGGTCCAGGCTGCCGCGCGGGGAGTCTCCCGGGCGCTGGGCCTCCCCGGGGCGTGGGGGACCGGCGACGCGCCCCGATGA
- a CDS encoding LLM class flavin-dependent oxidoreductase, with translation MPAPLLFGIRIPVGRTGRPQLSPSVHRDAAVAQARRLTALADILGLDYVFSGGDAGLSSETTLALLGAAKRLTVVAPISVAAWHPALLARFGAVAGRLSGGRFAIDLRSGPHPDDRRAEEFARIVRGLWAGDSVDVEGEHFRVRGLRPSVQPEVAPEIVVSGGWRAAASLAARTGDWFLHPGLDPQEVPARLAAFDGEAAATGRDVGFAVAAAVTFRPASGEAPTGIHGTPEEVAERLAEYGRSGVGLVVLDLADPEADLPVFAREVLPRVRELEHARALAAVH, from the coding sequence GTGCCCGCACCACTGCTGTTCGGCATCCGTATCCCGGTCGGCCGGACCGGCCGCCCGCAATTGTCGCCCTCGGTCCACCGCGACGCCGCGGTCGCCCAGGCTCGCCGCCTCACCGCGCTCGCCGACATCCTCGGTCTCGACTACGTGTTCAGCGGCGGTGACGCCGGTCTGTCCAGCGAGACGACGCTCGCTCTGCTCGGCGCGGCCAAGCGGCTGACCGTCGTCGCCCCGATCTCGGTCGCCGCCTGGCACCCCGCCCTGCTGGCGCGGTTCGGTGCGGTGGCCGGGCGGCTGTCCGGCGGCCGGTTCGCGATCGATCTCCGGAGCGGTCCGCACCCGGACGATCGGCGGGCGGAGGAGTTCGCGCGGATCGTCCGTGGGCTCTGGGCCGGCGACAGCGTCGACGTGGAGGGGGAGCACTTCCGCGTCCGCGGGCTGCGCCCCAGCGTCCAGCCGGAGGTGGCGCCGGAGATCGTCGTCTCCGGTGGCTGGCGAGCCGCCGCGTCGCTCGCGGCCCGGACCGGTGACTGGTTCCTCCACCCGGGCCTGGACCCGCAGGAGGTGCCGGCGCGCCTCGCCGCGTTCGACGGTGAGGCCGCCGCGACCGGCCGGGACGTCGGGTTCGCGGTGGCGGCCGCGGTGACGTTCCGACCCGCGTCGGGAGAGGCGCCGACCGGCATCCACGGCACGCCCGAGGAGGTGGCCGAGCGGCTGGCGGAGTACGGGCGGTCGGGCGTCGGCCTGGTCGTGCTCGACCTGGCCGACCCCGAGGCCGACCTTCCGGTGTTCGCTCGCGAGGTACTGCCCCGCGTCCGCGAGTTGGAGCACGCCCGCGCGCTGGCCGCGGTCCACTGA
- a CDS encoding aldo/keto reductase yields the protein MPTRALGASGVTVSRLALGSWRTFERISRDEGVAVLRAARELGITFLDDARYDDETGAAPMRTGYSEVVFGELFRAAGWPREQAIVANKLWWEFWPEQSPEQELDASLARMEFDHVDLVYAAPPPDGLDVAEAVERIVALLETGKARAWGVLNWTAAQVLEAAQIADMRGWPGPSAAQLPYSLVHRDVVEDDHLIRALAAANAAVVASAALAGGVLTGKYDTGADGRHPDALTEPQLAAAVAAGPELAALAAESGVSPAALALAFPLLNPAVASLLTGATHAEQVHANVAALQVAETLDESMTARLRAIGAPSDAVSPAQAPVTAQ from the coding sequence ATGCCGACGAGGGCGCTGGGCGCCTCCGGAGTCACCGTGAGCCGGCTCGCGCTCGGCTCGTGGCGGACGTTCGAGCGGATCAGCCGGGACGAGGGTGTGGCGGTCCTGCGGGCGGCCCGCGAGCTCGGAATCACGTTCCTCGACGACGCGCGATACGACGACGAGACCGGTGCCGCGCCGATGCGCACGGGCTACTCCGAGGTGGTGTTCGGCGAGCTCTTCCGAGCCGCCGGGTGGCCCCGGGAGCAGGCGATCGTCGCCAACAAGCTGTGGTGGGAGTTCTGGCCCGAGCAGTCTCCGGAGCAAGAGCTGGACGCCTCGCTGGCGCGGATGGAGTTCGACCACGTCGACCTGGTCTACGCGGCGCCGCCTCCGGACGGGCTGGACGTGGCCGAGGCGGTCGAGCGGATCGTCGCGCTGCTCGAGACCGGGAAGGCCCGCGCCTGGGGCGTCTTGAACTGGACCGCGGCGCAGGTGCTGGAGGCGGCGCAGATCGCCGACATGCGGGGCTGGCCCGGCCCGTCGGCGGCTCAGCTGCCGTACAGCCTGGTGCACCGGGACGTCGTCGAGGACGACCATCTGATTCGCGCGCTGGCGGCGGCGAACGCCGCCGTGGTGGCGTCGGCCGCGCTCGCCGGTGGCGTACTGACCGGCAAGTACGACACCGGGGCGGACGGGCGGCACCCGGACGCGCTCACCGAACCGCAGCTGGCCGCCGCGGTGGCCGCCGGCCCGGAGCTGGCCGCATTGGCTGCCGAGTCGGGGGTCTCGCCGGCCGCACTGGCGCTGGCGTTTCCGCTGCTCAATCCGGCTGTCGCTAGCCTGCTCACCGGTGCGACCCACGCGGAGCAGGTGCACGCGAACGTCGCGGCGCTGCAGGTGGCCGAGACGCTGGACGAGTCGATGACCGCACGTCTGCGGGCGATCGGGGCTCCGAGCGACGCGGTTTCGCCGGCGCAGGCGCCGGTGACGGCCCAGTAG